GCGCGGATTCTGCTCGACGAAACCGTTGTGCGACAGGGCGGTCAGCAGCCGATGCACGGTCGGCTTGCGCAGCCCGCTCGCCGAGACCAGCTCGCCAAGCCCGACACCGCGATCGGTGCCGCCGCCCTCGCTGCCGAGCAGCCGCAGCAGTAGCAGCGCCCGATGCGCGCTCTGGGTGCCCGGCAACGGATCGCCGGGCGCGGTGTTGATCCGCGATACGGACTCGGAGGTCGCCGCCGCGCTTCGCATGATCACCAGCTCCCTTGCTGTCGGCCGTTCCGGGCTCGCCGCCGTGGTCCGGAACACGCGGAGCATGCCACCCGCGGGTCCGACATGTGGACCGCCGTGCGGGTGCGACCAGTCGCGCAGACGTGTACAACGAGGGCGTCACGCGGACAACGGCGTGCCACCCGGTGCGTCTGCGCAGCTGCCCGCCTGTTCCCTCAGGAGGTCGTGCTGTGAAGATCGTGTGCATCGGAGCCGGTCCGGCCGGGCTGTACCTCGCCATCTCGGCGAAACTGCGAGACGCCGGACACGACGTGACAGTCATCGAACGGGATCCGCCGGGCGCCACCTACGGTTGGGGCGTCGGCTACGGGGAAAATCTGCTCGACACGCTGTACCGCAACGACAAGGAGAGTGCGGAGCGGATCCGCGCCGAGTCGACGCTGTGGCAGGAGCAGGTCATCGCGATGCGCGGCGACGAGAAGGCGTATCTCGGGGGATACGGCTTCAGCATCAACCGCGCGCCGATGCTGGAGATTCTCGCTGAGCGGGCCACGGGCATGGGTGTGAAGCTCGACTACGAGCGTGCCGTGGAGGATCTGTCGGAACTCTCCGACGCCGATCTGGTCGTGGTCGCCGACGGCGCCAACAGCCGGATTCGGCAGCGCTACAGCGACGAGTTCGGCACCAGCGTGGATCACGGCCGTAACCCCTACATCTGGTTGGGCACCGACAAGGTGTTCGACATGTTCACCTACGATTTCGAAGAGACCCCGGAGGGCTGGATCTGGTTCCACGCCTATCCGTCCAGCACCGAAGTCAGCACCTTCGTCGTCGAATGCCAGGAGCCGACCTGGCGGGGCCTGGGCCTGGACCGGCTGGACGCCGGCCAGAGCATGCGGCTGCTGGAGCGGATCTTCGCCCGCCCGCTGGAGGGCGGTTCGCTGATCAGCCAGTCCCGCGGCAAACCCGCGTCGTGGCAGCGCTTCACCCAGGTCTTCAACCAGACTTGGCGGCACGGCAACGCGATCCTGATCGGCGACGCCGCGCACACCACGCACTTCACCATCGGTTCCGGGACCCGGCTGGCGATGCTGGATGCGATCGTGCTCGCGGACAAGCTGTTCGATCACGACAACCTGGCCACGGCGTTGAAGGAGTTCGACGAGGAGGGCCACACCAACCTGCGCCGGCTGCAAGCCACCGCGCGCAGCAGCATGGCGTGGTACGAACACATCGACCGGTACATCGACCGCAACGTCGTGGACTTCTGTTACGCGATGGCCTGCCGCCACGGAGGGCAGCCTCCGTGGCGGTATCTGCGGCACGTCGCGAATCAGAATTTCCTGGTGCGCAAAGGAAGACGGCTGGCGGCCGCTGGCGGCCGCCGGTTCCAGGCGCACCGGCGCGGCGAAGCCTGGCGCTAGTTGGGCAGCTGCCCGTCCGGCTGGGCCGGTGCACCCGGCCCGGCCGGACGCTCTGGGTGGTGCAGCCGGTAGAGGTGGGCGTACCCGCTGTTGTTGGTCAGCAGCTCGTGGTGGGTACCGGCCTCGGTGATCGAACCGCGGTCCAGGTAGATGATCTGTTGCGCGTCCTGGACCGTGAGCAGGTTGTGCGAGATGACGACGGTGGTGCGGCCGGCCATCAGGCGCCGTAGCGGGCTGAGGATCCGTTCCGCGGCGTCGGCGTCCAGGCTGGTGGTCGGTTCGTCCAGCAGCAGGATCGGAGCGTCCCGGATCATCGCGCGGGCGATCGCGATGCGCTGCCGCTGCCCGCCCGAAAGCAGGCGGCCGCGCTGCCCGACCCGGGTTTCGTAGCCCTCAGGCAGCCGCTGGATGAATTCGTGTGCGTCGGCGGCCTCGGCCGCTTCGACGAGTTGGTTGCGGGTGGCATCCGCTCGTCCGGCCAGGATGTTGTCCGCGATGGTGCCGTCCAGCAGCAGGGTTTCCTGTAGCACGATCGCGATGTTGGCACGTAACGCGGTCATGTCCAGGGCCCGCAGGTCGATGCCGTCGAGCAGGACCCGGCCATGGCTCGGGTCGTAGAAGCGCAACAGCAGCTTGGTCAGGGTTGACTTGCCCGCGCCGCTGGCCCCGACCACGGCGGTGGTCTGGCCGGGCAAGGCGCAGAAGCTCACCCCGTGCAGCACATCGGTGACGGTCCCGGGGTAGCGGAAGCTGACGCGGTCGACCTCCAGGCGACCGGTGGCCCGCCGCGGCAGCGGGATCGGATGCGCCGGGCTCTGCACCAGCGGGCGCTGGTCCAGCAGCTCGATGATGCGCTCGGCGCTGGCGGC
The sequence above is a segment of the Saccharopolyspora phatthalungensis genome. Coding sequences within it:
- a CDS encoding FAD-dependent monooxygenase, which translates into the protein MKIVCIGAGPAGLYLAISAKLRDAGHDVTVIERDPPGATYGWGVGYGENLLDTLYRNDKESAERIRAESTLWQEQVIAMRGDEKAYLGGYGFSINRAPMLEILAERATGMGVKLDYERAVEDLSELSDADLVVVADGANSRIRQRYSDEFGTSVDHGRNPYIWLGTDKVFDMFTYDFEETPEGWIWFHAYPSSTEVSTFVVECQEPTWRGLGLDRLDAGQSMRLLERIFARPLEGGSLISQSRGKPASWQRFTQVFNQTWRHGNAILIGDAAHTTHFTIGSGTRLAMLDAIVLADKLFDHDNLATALKEFDEEGHTNLRRLQATARSSMAWYEHIDRYIDRNVVDFCYAMACRHGGQPPWRYLRHVANQNFLVRKGRRLAAAGGRRFQAHRRGEAWR